DNA from Impatiens glandulifera unplaced genomic scaffold, dImpGla2.1, whole genome shotgun sequence:
AATACGATATTAAAGTTTATAGTTTGAGATCAAATTCGTGGCATAGGCCAGAGATGTTTCCTTATTGTCCGAATTGGAATAGGTTTGGAAATTCCATTGTTTGTGGATCTCTGCACTGGATCTCAACTgtgaaatcaaatttaaaagagGAAAATTTGATTGTTGCCTTTGATATTGGGACAGAAAAATATAGAGTACTTCCACAACCAGAATACAGCGGTCCTTATTACAAATTATATCTGGATGATTTAGGAGGATGCCTTTCGTTAAGTTGTCATTACGAATCATCGACTGTGGATATGTTTTTGCTCAAGGAATATGGCGGGAAGAATGAACATTGGTCGAGATTGATTACACTGCCACTGTCACTGTCACGGATAACTTCTATAGAGAATTACTATCCTTTGAAACCTATTGTTTATTCAAAAAGTGGTAAGAAAGTGTTGTTGGGCATGGGTTCTAGGGGGCATGTATTGTATAATTTAGAAGAGAAGTCAGTTGAAAACATTAGGGTTCTTAATGTGGCAAGTTTAATTCACCTATACACTTGTCTTGAAAGTCTCGTCTCTATCAATGTTCCAGCAGCAGCAGATGTATGTAACCaaatatgtcaaatattatgtttttttt
Protein-coding regions in this window:
- the LOC124918359 gene encoding F-box protein CPR1-like, which codes for CVSKSWLALISNPYFIKLHLKQSVQTNTNNSLFQKNFDLFRVALDSLHDGDVLQPMKIDSIPLLRFRKYGLRSGFSCDGLLCISNVINAHDSAFLWSPSTRKSIKLPYEPTDIAIRSGLRTSCVYRIGYDNINDDYKVVRIVVYLVVSLGVIEYDIKVYSLRSNSWHRPEMFPYCPNWNRFGNSIVCGSLHWISTVKSNLKEENLIVAFDIGTEKYRVLPQPEYSGPYYKLYLDDLGGCLSLSCHYESSTVDMFLLKEYGGKNEHWSRLITLPLSLSRITSIENYYPLKPIVYSKSGKKVLLGMGSRGHVLYNLEEKSVENIRVLNVASLIHLYTCLESLVSINVPAAADTETERSGVKWVSDIQIFGCN